AATCTTCTCAAAATTACTTTTTAATTTGTTAAGATCCACCGCCATGTATGAGTTATATACATCAGGGCTCATTGTGATATTCTCAAAGCCTACAGTTTACAGCTCGCACCCCAGAGCCTGTTCCACCGCTTTAAGGATGGCGCCTTCCTGTGTCAGGCGGATGGCGGGGACAGACTGCCTCTGCATATAGATGTCGTCCATTTCGTAGGGGATGGCGTCGGTGAGAACCTTGTAGGCGGCCTTCGTTCCTTCACCCAGTTCAAATTCTCCCAGGTCTTTCTGCGTCACCCACACGCCCCTCGCGCCGACGAGGAATTCAATGCCGAGGATTTTATAGAGATTGTCGATTATTTGCTTCGTCTTGCGGCAGGCCCAGGGCGCCATGCTTACGTGATCTTCCTGGTTTGACTTGGTGGGGATTGAATCCGCACTGGCGGGGAAGCAGAGCGTCTTGTTCTCGGAAGCGAGCGCGGCGGCGGCGCAGGTGATGACCGGGTAGCCGCAGTTGAGTCCGTGCGGTTCGCCGCTGAGCATGGGCGGCAGGCCATAGCTCAAGGTCGGGTCGCAGATGGAGAAGCTGCGGCGCTCCGAAATATTTCCGATTTCAGCCAGCGACATAGCCAGTATATCCATCGCGAACGCCACCGGTTCCCCGTGGAAGTTGCCGCCGCTCAGGAATTCCAGCTTTCCGTCTTTGCCCCAGAATACCAGCGGATTGTCGGTGGCGGCGTTGATCTCGCGCTCAAGCGTCTGCTTGGCGTATTCAAGATTGTCGCGGCACGCTCCGTGAACCTGCGGCACGCAGCGCAGGGAATAGAGGTCCTGGACTCTGGCCTGATAGACGGGGTGCATGATGTCGTTCTTCAAATGTACCTTGCGGCATTCATCGGTCGCGCGCGTCGTGCCGCGAACCAGACGCCTGATATTGGCCGCCGTCTTTTTCTGCCCTTCCTGCTTGCGGACGTCCTGTATGCGGGGGTCGAAGGCGGCCTGTTCGCCGCGCATGGCCTCAAGGCTCAGCGCGCAGGCGATCTCGGACTGCTTGATAAGCTGCTCGGCGTCAAAACAATTCAGCGCGGCCATTCCGGTGAAAATCGTCGTGCCGTTGATCAGCGCCAAAGCGTCCTTCGCTTTCAGCTGGAAGGCAACGGGGGTAATACCGGCCTTCTCCAAAGCCTCCGGCGCGGAAAGCCGTTCGCCATTATAGTACGCCTCCGCTCCTTCATAACCCATCAGCACGGCAACCATGTGCGACAGCGGCCCCAAATCACCGCAAGCGCCGACGGAACCCTGGCATGGGATAACGGGATGTACTCTCTTATTAAGCATCTCAACAAGGCGGTCAAGCGTTTTCATTCGCAGGCCGGAAACGCCCTGGCACAGCGCATTGATGCGCACCAGCATACCGGCGCGCACGACTTCCTCCGGCAAAGGGTCGCCCACACACGCAGCGTGAGAAAAAATGGCGCGCTTCTGGAACTCGTCATTCTCCTCCATAGAAATGGTGAAGTCTTTCAGCTTACCGAGCCCCGTGTTAAATCCGTAGGTCGGGGGAGCGTCCTCCGTGATCCAATGTTCCTCTATATACTCGCGCACACGGTTGATTTCATCTCTGCTCTCCTGTGCGATCTCCACTTGGGCATTCTCCCTGGCGACTTTGACTAGATCCTTAATGGTAAGATTGTGTCCGTTCAATACTATGCGTTCCATGAGCAGCCTCCATAATTATTGATAATATAGGTCAATCTCTTTTTGCTTGTACCGATTGGGGATATGCGCATCTCCTTGTGACAAGGCAAATATACGCCATTGACTCTGACATGTAAAATTGTAAAATATATATGTACCATTGGTAAAATACTATAGATGCTGTGATTTTAATTTTTTAATAAAAAGCTATCGGTAAGTCAATATATTTTAAGACAGGGGCGAGCCTGATGACGATAAGGGATATGGAAATACTGGTCGAGGTAGCAAGATGCCTGAACATGACCGAGGCTTCCAAGAACCTTTATATTTCACAGTCCACGGTGAGCCAGGTCATCGCCGGGATAGAAAGGGAATACAACATCAGGCTCTTCGAGCGTATAAACAAAAGGATCATCCTCACCGAACAGGGCAAGATCGCGGTCAGCCATTCAAAAAAGGTCCTCGATGCGTATA
The window above is part of the Cloacibacillus evryensis DSM 19522 genome. Proteins encoded here:
- a CDS encoding HAL/PAL/TAL family ammonia-lyase, with translation MERIVLNGHNLTIKDLVKVARENAQVEIAQESRDEINRVREYIEEHWITEDAPPTYGFNTGLGKLKDFTISMEENDEFQKRAIFSHAACVGDPLPEEVVRAGMLVRINALCQGVSGLRMKTLDRLVEMLNKRVHPVIPCQGSVGACGDLGPLSHMVAVLMGYEGAEAYYNGERLSAPEALEKAGITPVAFQLKAKDALALINGTTIFTGMAALNCFDAEQLIKQSEIACALSLEAMRGEQAAFDPRIQDVRKQEGQKKTAANIRRLVRGTTRATDECRKVHLKNDIMHPVYQARVQDLYSLRCVPQVHGACRDNLEYAKQTLEREINAATDNPLVFWGKDGKLEFLSGGNFHGEPVAFAMDILAMSLAEIGNISERRSFSICDPTLSYGLPPMLSGEPHGLNCGYPVITCAAAALASENKTLCFPASADSIPTKSNQEDHVSMAPWACRKTKQIIDNLYKILGIEFLVGARGVWVTQKDLGEFELGEGTKAAYKVLTDAIPYEMDDIYMQRQSVPAIRLTQEGAILKAVEQALGCEL